Proteins encoded within one genomic window of Sphingomonas cannabina:
- a CDS encoding dipeptidase, with the protein MMILSLLLATAAPQAAAPAPADLARAEKLLRQYPVIDGHNDLPWEIREKYEAKVESVDLDKDTSKLPLPLQTDIPRLRKGHVGGQFWSVYIDASITGPRAVEVTLEEIDIVRRFVAEHPDTFELATTAADVRRIQKAGKIASLMGVEGGHQIDGRLSVLRQYKALGVGYMTLTHGKSLEWADSSTDAPRAGGLSDFGRQVVAEMNRIGMIVDISHVADTTMAAAIRASKAPVMASHSSARALTDRPRNIPDELLKAIAANGGVVMVNFYPAFISPEWNAWDKARNDYAKSVGVPSDGYGDKAPVILAAWDKAHPEPRVTAATVADHIEHIAKVAGKDHVGIGADLDGIGGTGPEGIKGVDGYPLVFAELARRGWSDADLAKLAQGNILRVMEQVEAVAKSLAGQPPVDATARD; encoded by the coding sequence ATGATGATCCTTTCGCTGCTGCTCGCGACCGCCGCGCCTCAGGCCGCTGCGCCGGCACCCGCCGATCTCGCCCGCGCCGAGAAGCTGCTGCGCCAATATCCGGTGATCGACGGCCACAACGATCTGCCCTGGGAGATTCGCGAGAAATACGAGGCGAAGGTGGAATCGGTCGACCTCGACAAGGACACGTCGAAGCTTCCGCTGCCGCTCCAGACCGACATCCCGCGGCTCCGCAAGGGCCATGTCGGCGGCCAGTTCTGGTCGGTCTACATCGACGCCAGCATCACCGGCCCGCGCGCGGTCGAGGTGACGCTGGAGGAGATCGACATCGTCCGCCGCTTCGTCGCCGAGCATCCCGACACCTTCGAGCTCGCGACCACCGCCGCCGACGTGCGCCGCATCCAGAAGGCTGGGAAGATCGCCTCGCTGATGGGCGTCGAGGGCGGGCACCAGATCGACGGGCGCCTGTCGGTGCTGCGCCAGTACAAAGCGCTCGGCGTCGGCTACATGACCTTGACCCACGGCAAGAGCCTAGAATGGGCGGACAGCTCGACCGACGCGCCGCGTGCCGGGGGCCTCAGCGACTTCGGCCGCCAGGTGGTGGCGGAGATGAACCGCATCGGCATGATCGTCGACATCAGCCACGTCGCCGACACGACGATGGCGGCGGCGATTCGGGCGAGCAAGGCGCCGGTGATGGCCTCGCACTCCTCGGCGCGCGCGTTGACCGACCGGCCCCGCAACATCCCCGACGAGCTGCTGAAGGCGATCGCGGCCAACGGCGGCGTGGTGATGGTCAATTTCTACCCCGCCTTCATCTCGCCCGAGTGGAACGCGTGGGACAAGGCGCGGAACGATTATGCCAAGTCGGTCGGCGTGCCGTCCGACGGTTATGGCGACAAGGCGCCGGTGATCCTCGCCGCCTGGGACAAGGCGCATCCCGAGCCGCGCGTCACCGCCGCGACCGTCGCCGATCACATCGAGCATATCGCCAAGGTCGCGGGCAAGGATCATGTCGGCATCGGCGCCGACCTCGACGGCATCGGTGGCACCGGGCCGGAGGGGATCAAGGGCGTCGACGGCTACCCGCTGGTGTTCGCCGAGCTCGCCCGCCGCGGCTGGAGCGACGCCGATCTCGCCAAGCTCGCCCAGGGCAACATCCTGCGCGTGATGGAGCAGGTCGAGGCGGTGGCGAAGTCGCTCGCCGGCCAGCCGCCGGTGGACGCGACCGCGCGGGACTGA
- a CDS encoding AAA family ATPase has protein sequence MIPTDRLHVVTGGPGSGKTTLIEALAAAGIATSPEVGRAVIKEQLATGGTALPWGDELAFAEEMLVRDVAAQRAALASGRVTMMDRGVPDVVGFLRVSNLPVPPHIDAAAHEVRYNARVFIAPFWAEIYAHDAERKQSPELAEATQAAMVETYRSYGYVLVELPRVGVAERVAFVRAAIGA, from the coding sequence GTGATCCCGACCGATCGCCTCCACGTCGTCACCGGCGGCCCCGGATCGGGCAAGACCACGCTGATCGAGGCACTCGCCGCCGCGGGGATCGCCACCAGCCCGGAGGTCGGCCGTGCGGTGATCAAGGAGCAGCTCGCGACCGGCGGAACCGCACTGCCCTGGGGCGACGAGCTCGCTTTTGCGGAGGAGATGCTGGTCCGCGACGTCGCCGCGCAGCGGGCGGCGCTGGCGAGCGGGCGCGTGACGATGATGGACCGCGGGGTGCCCGACGTGGTCGGCTTCCTCCGCGTCTCGAACCTGCCGGTGCCGCCGCACATCGACGCCGCGGCGCACGAGGTCCGCTACAACGCCCGCGTGTTCATCGCCCCCTTCTGGGCAGAGATCTACGCGCACGATGCCGAACGCAAGCAATCGCCGGAACTCGCCGAGGCGACACAGGCGGCGATGGTCGAGACCTATCGGAGCTATGGCTATGTGCTGGTCGAGCTGCCGCGCGTCGGCGTCGCGGAGCGGGTTGCGTTCGTGCGCGCGGCGATCGGCGCCTGA
- a CDS encoding SGNH/GDSL hydrolase family protein, whose translation MFQHVRRLLLPLLLVTGLTGVANAGERLEALRPGAVILFQGDSITDGGRWREGDDQNHIMGQDYAYLIAAEIGADLPERRLRFVNRGIGGNTVVDLERRWQTDVIDLKPDVLSILVGINDLLSDKPVPADAYRRTYAALIERTRAALPEVRIVLGEPFLLPVGRYAPITPELRARLAERQAIVAELARRYRLPLVRYQAAFDRAMARAPASHWAWDGVHPTYAGHGLMAREWLATVERAR comes from the coding sequence ATGTTCCAACACGTTCGCCGTCTCCTCCTGCCACTGCTGCTCGTCACCGGCCTGACCGGCGTCGCGAATGCGGGCGAACGGCTCGAAGCCCTTCGCCCGGGCGCGGTCATCCTGTTCCAGGGCGATTCGATCACCGACGGCGGCCGGTGGCGCGAAGGCGATGACCAGAACCACATCATGGGGCAGGACTATGCCTATCTGATCGCCGCCGAGATCGGCGCAGACCTCCCCGAACGGCGCCTGCGGTTCGTCAACCGCGGCATCGGCGGGAACACGGTGGTCGATCTGGAACGCCGCTGGCAAACCGACGTGATCGACCTGAAGCCGGACGTCCTCAGCATCCTTGTCGGCATCAACGACCTGCTTTCGGACAAACCGGTGCCGGCGGACGCCTATCGCCGGACCTATGCCGCGCTCATCGAGCGCACGCGAGCGGCCTTGCCCGAGGTGAGGATCGTGCTGGGCGAGCCCTTCCTGCTGCCGGTGGGCCGCTATGCCCCGATCACACCGGAACTCCGCGCACGACTGGCCGAACGCCAGGCGATCGTGGCCGAGCTTGCGCGGCGCTACCGCCTGCCGCTGGTCCGCTATCAGGCCGCCTTCGATCGCGCGATGGCCCGCGCTCCGGCGAGTCACTGGGCTTGGGACGGCGTGCATCCGACCTATGCCGGGCACGGGCTGATGGCGCGGGAGTGGCTCGCAACGGTCGAGCGCGCCCGGTGA
- a CDS encoding sialidase family protein — protein MRRFVRTLAPAAALLCASISGWAAPAPAAVPACTAQSAILASGFIYESAPYPQAHASTIAETSAGTLLAAWFGGTHERHPDVSIYLARQEGDSWQTPVKVADGVQPDGTRLPTWNPVLFQPAHGPLTLFYKVGPDPRHWWGMAMTSSDDGRSWSAPRRLPDGILGPIKNKPVTLVDGSWLAPSSTEREGDDWSLHFERSADGGRSWTATAPVASPEHIDAIQPSILVHKDGVLEAVARTRQGALAMSWSRDGGRNWSPLAAIDLPNPNSGTDAVTLKDGRQLLVYNHSAHYPDRPGKGPRYPLNVALSDDGVHWRPVLTLESKPIDNGYAYPAVIQARDGLVHVTYTHDRTRIRHVVLDPARLCDQVTLFNPPPPGGGGTRSVTEGAEAHR, from the coding sequence GTGCGGCGGTTCGTCCGGACCCTGGCACCCGCCGCCGCGCTGCTTTGCGCCTCGATCTCCGGATGGGCGGCACCCGCTCCGGCTGCGGTGCCGGCCTGCACCGCGCAGTCGGCAATCCTCGCTTCGGGCTTCATCTACGAGAGCGCGCCCTATCCGCAGGCGCACGCCTCGACGATCGCCGAGACCAGCGCCGGCACGCTGCTCGCCGCCTGGTTCGGCGGCACGCACGAGCGCCATCCTGACGTCAGCATCTATCTCGCGCGGCAGGAGGGCGATAGCTGGCAGACGCCGGTCAAGGTCGCCGACGGCGTCCAGCCCGACGGCACGCGGCTGCCGACCTGGAATCCGGTGCTGTTCCAACCCGCGCATGGACCGCTGACGCTGTTCTACAAGGTCGGGCCCGATCCGCGCCATTGGTGGGGCATGGCGATGACGTCGAGCGATGACGGCCGCTCATGGAGCGCGCCGCGCCGCCTGCCCGACGGCATCCTCGGCCCGATCAAGAACAAGCCCGTGACGCTCGTCGACGGCAGCTGGCTCGCCCCGTCCAGCACCGAGCGCGAGGGCGACGACTGGTCGCTGCATTTCGAACGCAGCGCAGATGGTGGCAGGAGCTGGACCGCGACCGCGCCGGTCGCCTCGCCCGAACATATCGACGCGATCCAGCCGAGCATCCTGGTCCACAAGGACGGCGTGCTGGAGGCGGTGGCGCGGACCCGGCAGGGCGCGCTGGCGATGAGCTGGTCTCGGGACGGCGGTCGCAACTGGTCGCCGCTGGCGGCGATCGACCTGCCCAATCCCAATTCGGGTACCGACGCGGTGACGCTGAAGGACGGGCGGCAGCTGCTGGTCTACAACCATAGCGCGCACTATCCCGATCGCCCCGGCAAGGGGCCGCGCTATCCGCTCAACGTCGCGCTCTCGGATGACGGGGTGCATTGGCGGCCGGTGCTGACGCTCGAAAGCAAGCCGATCGATAACGGCTATGCCTATCCCGCTGTGATCCAGGCGCGGGACGGGCTTGTCCACGTCACCTATACCCACGACCGCACCCGCATCCGCCATGTCGTGCTCGATCCGGCCCGGCTGTGCGATCAGGTGACCCTCTTCAATCCTCCCCCGCCAGGGGGAGGTGGCACGCGAAGCGTGACGGAAGGGGCGGAAGCACACCGATAA